In a genomic window of Punica granatum isolate Tunisia-2019 chromosome 6, ASM765513v2, whole genome shotgun sequence:
- the LOC116212037 gene encoding transcription factor HHO3-like: MRVDYTEEMQSYIEALEEERRKILVFQRELPLCLELVTQAIGACKQQLSATGVATECKNNNGNGQSECSEQTSTEGTPVLEEFIPVKRPSKSEEDEDEQHSHKPMKIDDESDGNKEKSSSADSKKKSDWLRSAQLWNQTPDPPPKEEHHQPPRKVPVIEVTRNGGAFQPFHRDQKGSAKSHQSSEKPHSPAPTAATSSTTETATGGKRVEKEGQSQTQTPTQRKQRRCWSPELHRRFLQALQQLGGSHAATPKQIREQMKVDGLTNDEVKSHLQKFRLHTRRPSPAIHSSSSSQPPQFVVVGGIWVPPPEYTAVAAPEAAKATSANGIYTPITASPPPAAKATDVNSKQNPKSEGRGSHSSHSNSSPSSTSSSSHTTTASPLY, encoded by the exons ATGCGCGTGGATTACACCGAGGAAATGCAGAGTTACATCGAGGCCCTGGAGGAGGAGAGGCGCAAGATCCTCGTCTTCCAGCGGGAGCTCCCTCTCTGCTTAGAGCTCGTCACTCAAG CAATTGGAGCGTGCAAGCAGCAGCTGTCTGCAACGGGTGTTGCCACTGAGTGCAAAAACAACAACGGAAACGGGCAGTCGGAGTGCTCGGAGCAGACGTCGACGGAGGGGACTCCCGTCCTCGAGGAATTCATTCCAGTGAAGCGACCCTCGAAGTCGGAAGAGGACGAGGATGAGCAGCATTCGCACAAGCCAATGAAGATCGACGATGAGAGTGATGGGAACAAGGAGAAAAGCAGCAGCGCCGACAGCAAGAAGAAGTCCGATTGGCTTAGATCTGCTCAGCTGTGGAATCAGACCCCGGATCCACCTCCCAAAGAG GAACATCATCAGCCTCCTAGAAAGGTTCCAGTCATCGAGGTGACGAGGAACGGCGGAGCCTTCCAGCCTTTCCATAGAGACCAGAAGGGCTCCGCGAAGAGCCATCAGTCATCGGAAAAGCCGCATTCTCCAGCACCCACTGCCGCCACTAGTTCCACCACCGAAACTGCCACAGGTGGCAAGAGGGTGGAGAAGGAAGGGCAGAGTCAGACGCAGACGCCGACGCAGAGGAAGCAGAGGCGGTGTTGGTCTCCGGAATTGCACCGGAGGTTCCTGCAAGCCCTTCAACAGCTCGGTGGTTCACATG CTGCAACTCCTAAGCAAATCAGGGAGCAGATGAAGGTGGATGGCCTCACTAATGATGAAGTTAAAAGCCATCTGCAG AAATTCCGGTTGCACACGAGAAGACCGAGCCCAGCAATccacagcagcagcagctcgCAGCCGCCACAGTTTGTGGTGGTCGGAGGCATATGGGTCCCGCCACCCGAGTACACAGCCGTGGCAGCACCAGAGGCGGCCAAGGCCACCTCAGCCAATGGGATCTACACCCCCATAACGGCATCACCGCCACCAGCAGCCAAAGCCACCGATGTGAATTCAAAGCAGAACCCGAAGTCGGAAGGAAGAGGCAGCCACAGCAGCCACTCGAATTCTTCCCCGTCGTCAACTTCTTCCTCCAGCCACACCACCACTGCTTCCCCTCTGTATTGA